A window of Candidatus Palauibacter soopunensis contains these coding sequences:
- a CDS encoding ATP-dependent 6-phosphofructokinase yields the protein MNEKKAGGAGAIRKIAINTGGGDAPGLNAVIRAIVLSARRRGWSVVGIENGYGGLLADDPGQVVPLGSDEVRGITHRGGTILGTTNRSDPFAWPVRLPDGSIEERDRSGEVIESLREHGIDALVAIGGDGSLDLAHRLSKRGLPVVGVPKTIDNDLCGTSLTFGFLTAVETATDAIGKLHSTAESHRRVMVVEVMGRDAGWIALYSGLAGSADVILIPEIPFDIERVCDKIRERDASGRDFSIVCVAEGAKPAGGEMVTKILPGGADVADDQERLGGLGDMVAREIARRTGKETRSLTLGHLQRGGTPTSYDRVMSLRFGAAAVRCVARGRFGTMVALDPPLVRAIPLAEALANPKLVPVDGDIVMTAQAIGVSLGD from the coding sequence ATGAACGAGAAGAAGGCGGGCGGCGCGGGAGCGATCCGGAAGATCGCGATCAACACCGGCGGAGGGGACGCGCCGGGGCTGAACGCGGTGATCCGCGCCATCGTGCTGAGTGCCCGCCGCCGCGGCTGGAGCGTGGTGGGCATCGAGAACGGCTACGGGGGACTGCTGGCGGACGATCCCGGGCAGGTGGTTCCGCTGGGGAGCGATGAGGTGCGGGGGATCACGCACCGCGGCGGGACGATTCTGGGGACGACCAACCGCTCCGACCCGTTCGCGTGGCCCGTGCGTTTGCCGGACGGTTCGATCGAGGAGCGGGACCGGTCCGGCGAGGTCATCGAGAGCCTCCGGGAGCATGGCATCGACGCGTTGGTCGCGATCGGCGGGGACGGCAGTCTCGACCTCGCACACCGGCTTTCGAAGCGGGGGCTTCCGGTGGTCGGCGTGCCGAAGACGATCGACAACGACCTCTGCGGAACCAGCCTCACGTTCGGGTTTCTCACGGCGGTGGAGACGGCGACCGACGCGATCGGGAAGCTTCACTCCACGGCGGAGAGCCACCGCCGCGTCATGGTCGTGGAAGTCATGGGACGGGACGCCGGATGGATCGCGCTCTACAGCGGACTGGCCGGCTCGGCCGACGTCATCCTCATCCCCGAGATTCCCTTCGACATCGAACGAGTGTGCGACAAGATCCGGGAGCGCGATGCCTCGGGGCGCGACTTCAGCATCGTCTGCGTGGCGGAAGGCGCCAAACCCGCCGGAGGCGAGATGGTGACCAAGATTCTCCCCGGCGGTGCGGACGTCGCGGACGACCAGGAGCGGCTGGGCGGGCTGGGCGACATGGTGGCGCGGGAGATCGCCCGGCGCACGGGGAAGGAGACGCGGTCGCTGACGCTGGGCCACCTGCAGCGCGGCGGCACGCCGACCTCCTACGACCGCGTCATGTCGCTGCGCTTCGGCGCCGCCGCCGTACGCTGCGTGGCCCGCGGCCGATTCGGGACGATGGTCGCACTCGATCCGCCGCTCGTCCGCGCGATCCCGCTCGCGGAGGCGCTCGCCAACCCCAAGCTGGTGCCGGTGGACGGCGACATCGTGATGACCGCCCAGGCGATCGGGGTCAGCCTCGGCGACTGA
- a CDS encoding FAD binding domain-containing protein encodes MLRLHPYEYHMPRALDEALSLLAAHGDDAMPIAGGTDLVPNMKHGLFTPGHLVALSRVREMRGIASTEEEIRIGAAETLTSVATHPDVLAQIPSLARAAELVSGPQLRRVGTIGGNVCLDTRCAYYNQTKFWRKALGYCLKKDGDLCHVVKGGTRCVAAHSADTPPVLAVLDAVLEVADEDGTRDVPIRRFFTSDGIWNRSIGRNELVVAIRVPRPPAGTQVAFQKLRPRAAIDFPLANLAVRVGRDDEGRVSDFRLVVSAMGAYPRHVGKVDDAAMGNRLGPGVIEAVAEQAFRQCHPLSNITVDPEWRRAMIPVLVRRALNEIAAA; translated from the coding sequence ATGCTCAGGCTTCATCCGTACGAATACCACATGCCGCGCGCGCTCGACGAGGCGCTGTCGCTGCTCGCCGCCCATGGCGACGACGCGATGCCCATCGCCGGCGGGACCGACCTCGTCCCCAACATGAAGCACGGGCTGTTCACCCCCGGCCACCTCGTCGCCCTCAGCCGGGTGCGGGAGATGCGCGGGATCGCTTCCACCGAGGAGGAGATCCGCATCGGGGCGGCCGAGACGCTGACTTCGGTCGCGACCCACCCGGACGTCCTCGCGCAGATCCCGAGCCTCGCCCGCGCCGCCGAACTCGTGTCGGGTCCGCAGTTGCGGCGGGTCGGCACCATCGGCGGCAACGTGTGTCTCGACACGCGCTGCGCGTACTACAACCAGACGAAGTTCTGGCGGAAGGCGCTCGGCTACTGCCTGAAGAAGGACGGCGACCTCTGCCACGTCGTGAAGGGCGGCACCCGCTGCGTCGCGGCGCACTCGGCGGATACGCCTCCCGTGCTCGCGGTGCTCGACGCGGTCCTGGAGGTCGCGGATGAGGACGGGACGCGCGATGTGCCGATCCGGCGGTTCTTCACGTCCGACGGGATCTGGAACCGATCCATCGGAAGAAACGAACTCGTCGTCGCGATCCGGGTTCCGCGGCCGCCGGCGGGTACGCAGGTCGCGTTTCAGAAACTCCGGCCACGCGCGGCGATCGATTTCCCGCTAGCCAACCTCGCGGTGCGCGTCGGACGCGACGACGAGGGCCGCGTGTCCGATTTCCGCCTCGTCGTCTCCGCCATGGGCGCCTATCCCCGCCATGTGGGCAAGGTCGACGACGCCGCCATGGGGAACCGCCTCGGTCCCGGCGTGATCGAGGCCGTGGCCGAGCAGGCGTTCCGCCAGTGTCACCCGCTCTCCAACATCACGGTCGATCCGGAATGGCGCCGCGCCATGATCCCCGTCCTCGTCCGCCGCGCCCTCAACGAGATCGCCGCCGCCTGA
- a CDS encoding 4-hydroxy-3-methylbut-2-enyl diphosphate reductase, whose translation MAKQTLKAGGRKAPTADERYYRRGLGLKKEIQPVIDFEYGSAIVSLIRERDFELQAGRILLRLAKSSGFCYGVDRAVDYAYESRRKFPDRRILLVGEIIHNPHVNRRLQEMEIEFLYPSDTGEFDFSGITVDDVVIIPAFGVTLHDFEALRALDCVLVDTTCGSVLNVWKRVDGYAREGFTSVIHGKYWHEETRATSSQVLKHDNGKFLIVRDMEQALLVCAYIRGEGERDSFMRTFAESVSDGFDPDLHLKKIGVANQTTMLASESLAIAAKLGESIADRWGPEEMPDRFRSFDTICSATQKRQDAVKDMMEDPPDLMVVIGGYNSSNTNQLAYLCSLYTTTFHIEDAACIDTVRGRITHKPLGTDETVTEGAWLPDGNISIGITAGASTPNSKLGEAVERILRGVGYDPSSLL comes from the coding sequence ATGGCGAAACAGACACTGAAGGCGGGCGGTCGCAAGGCGCCGACCGCGGACGAACGCTATTACCGGCGCGGGCTGGGTCTGAAGAAGGAGATCCAGCCGGTGATCGATTTCGAGTATGGGAGCGCCATCGTCTCCCTGATCAGGGAGCGGGACTTCGAGCTTCAGGCGGGCCGGATCCTCCTGCGTCTCGCGAAGAGTTCCGGTTTCTGCTACGGCGTGGACCGCGCGGTGGACTACGCATACGAGTCGCGCCGCAAGTTCCCGGATCGGCGGATCCTCCTCGTAGGCGAGATTATCCACAACCCGCATGTGAACCGCCGGCTCCAGGAGATGGAGATCGAGTTCCTCTATCCCTCCGACACCGGGGAGTTCGACTTCAGCGGCATCACCGTCGACGACGTCGTGATCATTCCGGCCTTCGGCGTGACGCTGCACGACTTCGAGGCGTTGCGGGCCCTCGACTGCGTTCTCGTCGACACGACATGCGGTTCCGTGCTCAACGTCTGGAAGCGGGTGGACGGCTACGCCCGCGAGGGTTTCACGTCGGTCATCCACGGCAAGTACTGGCACGAGGAGACGCGGGCGACCAGTTCGCAGGTCCTGAAGCACGACAACGGGAAGTTCCTCATCGTACGCGACATGGAACAGGCCCTGCTCGTCTGCGCGTATATCCGCGGAGAAGGGGAGCGGGATTCCTTCATGCGGACGTTCGCGGAGTCGGTGTCCGACGGGTTCGATCCCGACCTCCACCTGAAGAAGATCGGGGTCGCCAACCAGACGACGATGCTGGCTTCCGAGTCGCTGGCCATCGCCGCGAAACTCGGCGAGTCGATCGCGGACCGCTGGGGACCGGAGGAGATGCCGGACCGGTTCCGCAGCTTCGACACGATCTGCTCGGCGACCCAGAAGCGGCAGGACGCCGTGAAGGACATGATGGAGGATCCGCCGGACCTCATGGTCGTGATCGGCGGCTACAACTCCTCGAACACGAACCAGCTCGCGTACCTCTGCAGCCTGTACACGACGACGTTTCACATCGAGGACGCCGCCTGCATCGATACCGTGCGCGGACGCATCACCCACAAGCCGCTGGGAACTGACGAAACGGTGACGGAGGGCGCGTGGCTGCCGGACGGGAACATCAGCATCGGCATCACGGCGGGCGCCTCCACCCCGAACTCGAAGCTCGGGGAGGCGGTGGAGCGCATCCTGCGGGGCGTGGGCTACGACCCTTCCAGCCTCCTCTAG
- a CDS encoding amidohydrolase family protein gives MTGTKRYTGASAALLLGLAACGGPASIVVDNANIIDGTGDAWPTGRLVVVDGLITCVGAQADCAVPAGVEALDADGFWVVPGLIDVKEAAEVPSNEQAAYLAFLLGVTTAAVPEIPEGPDGERLPPTGSDDARIPAPRPAAPVEEPPYPFGLFGQALAATVPLDAGGPPGREPRDLQLYARSRPALADREALLDSARAMGARGAAFAPRLLEQERWAAPYRLPHGMNRLVEYAMVAERIQDRLLPDRTPAEAERLGAALEVHREFVREFHAAGGSVSTATNGALAPGLALHEEMDALVTAGLTAEDALYAATREAARYLGLEDSRGTLEPGKLGDFLILESDPRLDISLTQTVSRVGKGGVLYDPPTLFDALLDNPGNRVSDNPVRLLIGGAALLLTLLLFARGVRRHRRSLGPRVVP, from the coding sequence ATGACGGGAACGAAACGCTACACGGGGGCGTCGGCCGCCCTTCTGCTGGGGCTCGCGGCATGCGGCGGGCCGGCGTCGATCGTGGTCGACAACGCGAACATCATCGACGGCACGGGGGACGCGTGGCCGACAGGGCGGCTCGTCGTGGTCGACGGCCTGATCACGTGCGTGGGCGCGCAGGCCGACTGCGCCGTGCCGGCAGGCGTGGAGGCGCTCGACGCCGATGGCTTCTGGGTGGTGCCGGGGCTGATCGATGTGAAGGAGGCCGCGGAGGTGCCGAGCAACGAGCAGGCCGCCTACCTCGCCTTCCTGCTCGGCGTCACGACGGCGGCCGTCCCCGAGATCCCGGAGGGTCCCGACGGGGAGCGGCTGCCGCCGACGGGCAGCGATGACGCGCGCATTCCGGCGCCGCGGCCGGCGGCGCCCGTCGAGGAGCCGCCGTACCCGTTCGGTCTCTTCGGCCAGGCGCTCGCCGCCACGGTTCCGCTCGACGCGGGCGGGCCGCCCGGGCGCGAGCCGCGAGATCTCCAGCTCTACGCGCGGTCGCGGCCGGCGCTGGCCGACCGCGAGGCGCTGCTGGACTCCGCCCGGGCGATGGGGGCCCGGGGCGCCGCGTTCGCGCCGCGCCTCCTGGAGCAGGAGCGCTGGGCGGCGCCCTACCGACTTCCGCACGGGATGAACCGCCTCGTCGAATACGCGATGGTCGCGGAGCGCATTCAGGACCGGCTGCTTCCCGACCGGACGCCCGCCGAGGCCGAACGGCTGGGTGCGGCCCTGGAGGTGCACCGCGAGTTCGTGCGGGAGTTCCACGCCGCCGGAGGATCCGTCTCCACGGCGACGAACGGCGCGCTCGCGCCGGGGCTGGCGCTGCACGAGGAGATGGACGCGCTCGTCACGGCCGGATTGACGGCGGAGGACGCCCTCTACGCCGCCACGCGCGAGGCGGCCCGCTACCTGGGGCTCGAAGATTCGCGGGGTACGCTGGAGCCGGGCAAGCTGGGGGATTTTCTCATCCTGGAGAGCGATCCGCGCCTGGACATTTCGCTCACGCAGACGGTGTCCCGCGTGGGCAAGGGCGGGGTCCTGTACGATCCGCCCACGCTCTTCGACGCCCTGCTCGACAACCCCGGAAACCGGGTTTCGGACAATCCGGTGCGGCTCCTGATCGGCGGGGCCGCGCTCCTGCTCACGCTGCTCCTCTTCGCGCGCGGCGTCAGGCGTCACCGCCGTTCGCTCGGACCCCGCGTCGTTCCGTAG
- a CDS encoding thiamine pyrophosphate-dependent enzyme, whose product MRDAGLDRRALVAGILDRRGDAAVVAGLGSPAWDCHAAGDSPLNFYFWGAMGGAAMLGLGVALARPTRRVLVVTGDAEMLMGVGSLAAIAAQAPPNLALLVLDNEAFGETGRQAGLTAKNTDIAAIARGAGIEAAFTVGGESGEGSAGPDVEGSAGVDVAALAATLFEEEGPVLCVAKVALSAESGSYPPRDGVLLQTRFRAALAGD is encoded by the coding sequence ATGCGCGACGCGGGACTGGACCGGCGCGCGCTCGTCGCCGGGATCCTGGACCGGCGCGGCGACGCTGCCGTGGTCGCGGGACTCGGATCTCCGGCGTGGGATTGTCACGCGGCGGGCGACTCGCCGCTGAACTTCTACTTCTGGGGCGCGATGGGCGGAGCCGCGATGCTGGGACTTGGCGTCGCCCTCGCGCGGCCGACCCGGCGGGTGCTCGTCGTTACCGGGGACGCGGAGATGCTGATGGGGGTGGGGAGCCTCGCCGCGATCGCCGCCCAAGCCCCTCCGAACCTCGCCCTCCTCGTGCTCGACAACGAAGCCTTCGGCGAGACGGGACGGCAGGCGGGGCTCACGGCGAAGAACACGGATATCGCGGCGATCGCGCGGGGGGCCGGCATCGAGGCCGCCTTCACGGTCGGCGGCGAATCCGGGGAAGGGTCGGCGGGGCCGGACGTCGAGGGGTCGGCGGGGGTGGACGTCGCCGCGCTGGCGGCGACCCTGTTCGAGGAGGAGGGCCCGGTGCTGTGCGTCGCGAAGGTCGCCCTCAGCGCTGAATCTGGCTCATATCCGCCGCGGGACGGCGTCCTGCTTCAAACCCGCTTCCGCGCCGCGCTCGCCGGCGACTGA
- a CDS encoding HAD-IA family hydrolase → MSPRRPLETILFDLDGTLVDSTHLIAESWRHTMRTHFEDPPPDEVWLRTLGQPLRTQLGYLVDSAEEVQAMVDTYIDHNFREHERLIRSFPGVRETVGRLRERGVRLGVVTSKASAGTARSLAACALDEALFDVIVTSDEPVPHKPDPAPIRLALERLEAAAETAAYVGDSVWDMRAGHAAGVTTIAALWGPFSERELVIERPHIMLDAIEDIDAYVAAPEVAG, encoded by the coding sequence ATGTCGCCCCGCCGCCCGCTGGAAACGATCCTCTTCGACCTCGACGGGACCCTCGTGGACTCGACCCACCTCATCGCCGAATCCTGGCGCCATACGATGAGGACCCACTTCGAGGACCCCCCTCCGGACGAGGTGTGGCTGAGGACGCTGGGCCAGCCGCTGCGGACCCAGCTCGGCTATCTCGTGGACTCGGCCGAGGAAGTTCAGGCCATGGTCGACACCTACATCGACCACAACTTCCGGGAACACGAACGCCTCATCCGCTCGTTTCCGGGCGTGCGCGAGACGGTCGGGCGGTTGCGCGAGAGAGGCGTGCGGCTCGGCGTGGTCACGAGCAAGGCGAGCGCCGGCACGGCCCGCAGCCTGGCGGCGTGCGCGCTGGACGAGGCGCTGTTCGACGTGATCGTCACGTCCGATGAACCCGTGCCGCACAAGCCCGACCCGGCCCCCATCCGGCTGGCGCTCGAACGGCTGGAAGCGGCCGCCGAAACCGCCGCCTACGTGGGGGACTCCGTGTGGGACATGCGGGCGGGACACGCCGCCGGCGTGACGACGATCGCCGCGCTATGGGGTCCGTTCTCGGAGCGGGAGCTGGTGATCGAACGCCCCCACATCATGCTCGACGCGATCGAAGACATCGACGCCTATGTCGCCGCACCGGAGGTGGCCGGCTAG
- the hisN gene encoding histidinol-phosphatase: MDPDSLREFAAELAEASGRAVAGMFRHPDLAVESKADESPVTVADRYAETLLRDRILERFPDHGIVGEEFGPHNEDAEYVWVLDPIDGTISFVAGVPLFGTLIGLLRDGEPILGVIHQPVTRELAIGTASGTTFNGEAVRVREDRPLSEAMLLTTDPGAVGRHRNLAGFEALWSRTALYRGWGDCYGYLMVATGRADIMLDPVMHPWDIAALVPVIRGAGGVITTWEGDDPIGGASTVAAAPALHGEVMEILNGTGTS; this comes from the coding sequence GTGGACCCCGACTCGCTGAGAGAATTCGCGGCGGAGCTGGCCGAGGCGTCGGGCCGGGCGGTCGCGGGCATGTTCCGACATCCCGACCTGGCCGTGGAATCCAAGGCGGACGAGTCGCCCGTCACCGTCGCGGACCGCTACGCCGAGACGCTGCTGCGCGACCGGATCCTGGAGCGTTTTCCCGACCACGGCATCGTCGGCGAGGAGTTCGGCCCGCACAACGAGGACGCCGAGTACGTGTGGGTGCTGGACCCGATCGACGGGACGATCTCCTTCGTCGCGGGCGTCCCTCTGTTCGGGACGCTCATCGGGCTGCTGCGCGACGGGGAGCCGATTCTCGGGGTGATCCACCAGCCGGTCACGCGCGAACTGGCCATCGGCACCGCGTCGGGGACGACCTTCAACGGGGAGGCGGTGAGGGTCCGCGAAGACCGCCCGCTGTCGGAGGCGATGCTCCTCACGACGGATCCGGGAGCGGTCGGCCGGCACCGGAACCTCGCCGGGTTCGAGGCGCTGTGGTCGAGAACGGCGCTGTACCGCGGCTGGGGCGACTGTTACGGATATCTCATGGTCGCGACGGGGCGGGCCGACATCATGCTCGATCCGGTCATGCACCCGTGGGACATTGCGGCGCTGGTCCCGGTGATCCGCGGCGCGGGCGGCGTGATCACGACCTGGGAAGGGGACGATCCCATCGGCGGCGCGTCGACGGTGGCGGCCGCGCCCGCGCTGCACGGAGAGGTGATGGAGATCCTGAACGGAACCGGAACGTCATGA
- a CDS encoding thiamine pyrophosphate-binding protein: MAPDGTRRHILRGTEHGERWSTVDDPDISPQRESDDADWGEQVFRSLPGLGIRHVATVPDAGLGRLLELCEADPGIRLITLTTEEEGIALACGTWLGGELAVVAIQSSGVGNIVNMLGLPNVCRIPCLLLVSMRGEAEERNPWQVPVGRAVPDLLAALDVNVFRPESASGVAPAFAEAAVRARETGRPAAVLVSQHIIGAKSFVSGD, from the coding sequence ATGGCTCCGGACGGAACGCGGCGGCATATTCTCCGCGGGACGGAACACGGAGAGAGGTGGAGCACAGTGGACGACCCGGACATCTCGCCACAGCGTGAATCCGATGACGCCGATTGGGGGGAGCAGGTATTCCGATCGCTCCCGGGCCTCGGCATCCGCCACGTCGCCACGGTGCCGGACGCGGGTCTCGGGAGACTCCTCGAACTGTGCGAAGCGGACCCCGGGATCCGGCTCATCACGCTCACGACGGAGGAGGAGGGGATCGCCCTCGCCTGCGGCACGTGGCTCGGCGGCGAACTCGCGGTCGTCGCCATCCAGTCGAGCGGGGTCGGCAACATCGTGAACATGCTCGGGCTCCCGAACGTGTGCCGGATTCCGTGTCTCCTCCTCGTGTCCATGCGCGGCGAAGCCGAGGAGCGGAACCCGTGGCAGGTCCCCGTGGGGCGCGCCGTGCCCGACCTCCTCGCCGCCCTCGATGTGAACGTGTTCCGGCCGGAGTCCGCCTCCGGGGTGGCGCCGGCGTTCGCGGAAGCCGCCGTCCGGGCGCGGGAGACCGGACGCCCCGCCGCCGTGCTCGTCAGCCAGCACATCATCGGCGCCAAGTCGTTCGTGAGCGGAGACTGA
- a CDS encoding superoxide dismutase, whose protein sequence is MHALPDLPYAHDALEPTIDARTMEIHHGKHHQVYVNMLNGALEGHDDLAGLSLEALLRGIGDVPESIRGAVRNHGGGHANHSLFWTSMSPNGGGSPSGGLAAAIDGACGSFDDFKAAFQQAGLTRFGSGWAWLVAGGGGELSVYSTANQDSPLMQGDTPLLGVDVWEHAYYLNYQNRRADYLAAFWDVVDWAAVAARYAAATG, encoded by the coding sequence ATGCACGCCTTGCCCGACCTGCCGTACGCCCACGACGCGCTCGAACCGACGATCGACGCGCGCACGATGGAAATCCACCACGGCAAGCATCACCAGGTGTACGTGAACATGCTGAACGGCGCGCTCGAGGGTCACGACGACCTCGCGGGCCTTTCACTCGAGGCCCTCCTGCGCGGCATCGGCGACGTGCCCGAGTCGATCCGCGGCGCGGTGCGGAACCACGGCGGCGGACACGCGAACCACTCGCTGTTCTGGACTTCGATGTCTCCGAACGGGGGCGGGAGTCCGTCCGGCGGCCTCGCGGCCGCGATCGACGGGGCCTGCGGCTCCTTCGACGACTTCAAGGCGGCGTTCCAGCAGGCGGGGCTCACCCGCTTCGGCAGCGGCTGGGCGTGGCTCGTGGCGGGGGGCGGCGGCGAACTCTCCGTGTACTCCACCGCGAACCAGGACAGCCCGCTGATGCAGGGAGACACGCCGCTCCTGGGCGTGGACGTGTGGGAGCACGCGTACTACCTGAACTACCAGAACCGCCGCGCGGACTACCTCGCCGCGTTCTGGGACGTCGTGGACTGGGCCGCCGTGGCCGCCCGCTACGCCGCCGCCACCGGCTGA
- the lon gene encoding endopeptidase La translates to MSEENGRKDQAEAVPPENGGVLLEMKVAEVEGDEATAPAEETEPGRRAESKRMRLPVLPLRGTVVFPAVAAPIAAGREKTMKAIDRAIAGEKLLFAVAQLDADVERPDPEHLFRIGTVCRIAQMQKVPGGIQMVIQGDTRAAALEYDERDGYLEVVAREMDDMDPLDPEERAFAALYKEVHERSAEVSRLRGVPKEIVDHLLGGVSTPGELADLVAFYTELEVEQKQELLETLSVEARLRSLLVHLQKQIGLLEAQEEIREQVQEELGERQREIFLREQMKAIQKELGEDIDSQEANDLRERIEALELPEEARQEVDRELRRLERIPRESAEAQVVRTYLEIVADLPWSETTEEQLDIARAEEILERDHYGLRDVKDRVLDFLAVRKLQEETRLREAAEAEADGGGDAATDEEEGTEASGNGDAEGEAEAEAPEGSDGEESDEAGTDSVPGYDDDRAGETLLFVGPPGVGKTSIARSIADAMGRKYVRVSLGGARDEADIRGHRRTYVGAMAGRIIEGLKRAGTKNPVFLLDEIDKLGVSFQGDPSAALMEVLDPAQNEAFVDHYLGVPFDLSEVLFIATANVFQQIPGPLRDRMEAIEFRGYTEAEKLEIARRFLLPRQKRRNGLLPEQVEVDEGAIRAIITRYTREAGVRQLERELGSVCRKSARKIATGSSEAAVGADDLRELLGRPKVHAAEKMEEDSVGVATGMFYTPVGGDIMLVETRVLKGKEGLVLTGQLGDVMKESAQAALTFARSHANGLDLTEERLRDHEIHIHVPAGAIPKEGPSAGIAMAVALVSALGDHPVRHDVAMTGEITLSGRVLPIGGVKEKVLGAARAGINEIILPAINEGDLEDLPDHVCEQLEFHLVETLDEALAAALANGSLEEGTLAFSDSGEESSG, encoded by the coding sequence ATGAGCGAAGAAAACGGACGCAAGGATCAGGCTGAGGCGGTGCCGCCGGAAAACGGCGGCGTGCTGCTCGAGATGAAGGTCGCCGAAGTAGAGGGCGACGAGGCAACGGCCCCCGCCGAAGAGACGGAACCGGGGCGCCGGGCCGAGTCGAAGCGCATGCGGCTGCCGGTGCTCCCCCTCCGCGGTACGGTCGTGTTCCCTGCCGTGGCCGCGCCGATCGCCGCGGGCCGTGAAAAGACGATGAAGGCCATCGACCGGGCGATCGCGGGGGAGAAGCTGCTCTTCGCGGTTGCCCAGCTCGATGCCGACGTCGAGCGGCCCGACCCCGAGCACCTGTTCCGCATCGGCACCGTGTGCCGAATCGCGCAGATGCAGAAGGTGCCCGGCGGCATCCAGATGGTCATCCAAGGCGACACGCGTGCCGCCGCCCTCGAATACGACGAGCGCGACGGATACCTCGAGGTCGTCGCGCGCGAAATGGACGACATGGATCCGCTCGACCCCGAAGAGCGGGCCTTCGCGGCCCTCTACAAGGAGGTCCACGAGAGGTCCGCGGAAGTCAGCCGCCTGCGCGGCGTCCCGAAGGAAATCGTCGACCACCTCCTGGGCGGCGTGTCGACGCCCGGCGAACTCGCCGATCTCGTCGCCTTCTACACCGAACTCGAGGTCGAGCAGAAGCAGGAACTTCTCGAGACCCTCTCCGTCGAGGCGCGGCTGCGCTCGCTTCTCGTGCACCTGCAGAAGCAGATCGGCCTGCTCGAGGCGCAAGAGGAGATCCGCGAGCAGGTCCAGGAGGAGTTGGGGGAGAGGCAGCGCGAGATCTTCCTGCGCGAGCAGATGAAGGCGATCCAGAAGGAGCTGGGCGAGGACATCGACTCCCAGGAGGCGAACGACCTCCGCGAGCGCATCGAGGCGCTCGAGTTGCCGGAGGAGGCGCGCCAGGAAGTCGACCGCGAGCTTCGGCGCCTCGAGCGCATCCCGCGCGAGTCGGCGGAGGCCCAGGTCGTGCGGACGTACCTGGAGATCGTCGCGGACCTGCCGTGGTCCGAAACGACCGAGGAACAACTGGACATCGCCCGGGCCGAGGAGATCCTGGAACGGGACCACTACGGACTTCGCGACGTCAAGGATCGGGTCCTCGATTTCCTGGCGGTCCGCAAGCTCCAGGAAGAGACGCGGTTGCGCGAAGCCGCCGAAGCGGAGGCGGACGGCGGCGGGGACGCGGCGACCGACGAGGAGGAGGGGACCGAAGCTTCGGGGAATGGCGACGCGGAGGGCGAGGCGGAGGCGGAGGCCCCGGAAGGGTCCGATGGAGAAGAGTCCGACGAGGCCGGGACCGACTCGGTACCGGGATATGACGACGACCGCGCGGGGGAGACGCTGCTCTTCGTCGGACCGCCGGGCGTGGGCAAGACTTCGATCGCCCGTTCCATCGCCGACGCCATGGGCCGCAAGTACGTCCGCGTGTCGCTGGGCGGAGCGCGTGACGAGGCGGATATCCGCGGACACCGGCGCACGTACGTGGGCGCGATGGCCGGCCGCATCATCGAGGGATTGAAGCGAGCGGGGACGAAGAACCCCGTGTTCCTTCTCGATGAGATCGACAAGCTGGGCGTCTCCTTCCAGGGCGACCCCTCGGCCGCGCTGATGGAGGTGCTCGATCCGGCGCAGAACGAGGCGTTCGTCGACCACTACCTCGGGGTGCCCTTCGATCTCTCCGAGGTGCTGTTCATCGCCACGGCGAATGTCTTCCAGCAGATCCCCGGACCGCTGCGCGACCGGATGGAGGCGATCGAGTTCCGCGGCTACACGGAAGCCGAGAAGCTCGAGATCGCGCGCCGTTTCCTCCTGCCCCGGCAGAAGCGACGGAACGGCCTGCTCCCGGAGCAGGTCGAGGTCGACGAGGGCGCGATTCGGGCGATCATCACGCGCTACACCCGCGAGGCCGGCGTGCGGCAGCTCGAACGCGAACTCGGTTCGGTCTGCCGGAAGTCCGCGCGGAAGATCGCGACGGGATCCTCGGAGGCAGCCGTGGGCGCGGACGACCTGCGCGAGCTGCTGGGACGACCGAAGGTGCATGCCGCCGAGAAGATGGAGGAGGATTCGGTCGGCGTGGCGACGGGCATGTTCTACACGCCCGTGGGCGGTGACATCATGCTCGTCGAGACCCGGGTCCTGAAGGGCAAGGAGGGGCTCGTCCTCACGGGGCAGCTCGGCGACGTCATGAAGGAGAGCGCGCAGGCCGCCCTCACCTTTGCGCGCAGCCATGCGAACGGGCTCGACCTCACGGAGGAGCGGCTACGGGACCACGAGATTCACATTCACGTCCCGGCCGGAGCCATCCCCAAGGAAGGACCGTCGGCGGGCATCGCCATGGCGGTGGCGCTCGTGAGTGCCCTGGGCGACCACCCCGTGCGGCACGACGTCGCGATGACGGGCGAGATCACGCTTTCGGGGCGGGTGCTCCCGATCGGCGGGGTCAAGGAGAAGGTGCTCGGCGCCGCCCGCGCCGGGATCAACGAGATCATCCTTCCGGCGATCAACGAGGGCGACCTGGAGGACCTCCCGGATCACGTGTGCGAGCAGCTCGAGTTCCACCTCGTGGAAACGCTCGACGAGGCGCTCGCGGCCGCGCTCGCCAACGGCTCGCTCGAGGAGGGGACGCTCGCCTTTTCGGACAGCGGGGAAGAGTCCTCCGGCTAG